A single region of the Kocuria rosea genome encodes:
- a CDS encoding matrixin family metalloprotease gives MAPTTEDLVHLIAEGFVCATEGRGHATPGGRPPSRIVVDATEGFIPLWQPGSMLKWRFQERSFALAPDPQESRSIVGGLMSEALVRWSSAAPVRFTHDPDLWDFEVVLRNAADCTPEGCVLASAFFPDGGRHELTVYPTMFEQSHEEQIETMIHEFGHVFGLRHFFAANFEKPWPSEVFGTHSPFSIMNYGPMSKLTDEDLGDLRELYRLAWAGHLTDINGTPVRFVRPYSASGSPVAEAAGALPVTARTDARSPRY, from the coding sequence ATGGCACCGACGACCGAAGACCTGGTCCACCTCATCGCGGAGGGGTTCGTCTGCGCCACCGAGGGGAGGGGGCACGCCACGCCGGGAGGGCGGCCCCCGAGCAGGATCGTGGTCGACGCCACCGAGGGGTTCATCCCCCTGTGGCAGCCGGGGTCGATGCTGAAGTGGCGCTTCCAGGAGCGCAGCTTCGCGCTCGCCCCCGACCCGCAGGAGAGCCGGTCGATCGTCGGCGGGCTCATGAGCGAGGCCCTGGTGCGGTGGAGCTCGGCCGCACCGGTCCGGTTCACCCACGACCCCGACCTGTGGGACTTCGAGGTGGTGCTGCGCAACGCCGCGGACTGCACCCCGGAGGGCTGCGTCCTGGCCAGCGCGTTCTTCCCGGACGGGGGCCGGCACGAGCTGACCGTCTACCCCACGATGTTCGAGCAGTCCCACGAGGAGCAGATCGAGACGATGATCCACGAGTTCGGCCACGTCTTCGGGCTGCGGCACTTCTTCGCGGCGAACTTCGAGAAGCCGTGGCCCTCGGAGGTCTTCGGGACGCACAGCCCGTTCTCGATCATGAACTACGGGCCGATGAGCAAGCTCACGGACGAGGACCTCGGTGACCTGCGGGAGCTCTACCGGTTGGCCTGGGCCGGCCACCTCACCGACATCAACGGCACCCCGGTCCGGTTCGTGCGGCCCTACAGCGCCTCCGGGTCACCGGTCGCGGAGGCCGCCGGGGCGCTGCCGGTCACGGCCCGGACGGACGCCCGCTCCCCCCGGTACTGA
- a CDS encoding ScyD/ScyE family protein gives MTGQGLGAGVVTAVVVLAGPVPAAFAHGDDRPDGPRVVAEGLDNPRQLNWDQDGNLVVVEAGRGGPDCVAERCAGPTGAVTLIEDPHRDAPAVSTVVEGLLSVAAPDASFAEGPGGADATDVDGQYIVAGYDPERLDLSVFEARGASMLVAGTEENGEEYLLAYADLQAAEEELNPDGAQIDSNPYAVLYVDEDDEVSPDGYALVADAGANTVWKVEPDFSTATEDAPPEYEITAWATWPTTALPDGTDDPEGPAEFVPTSLTADEHGNVYVGGLGSVRPGEGAVVQFSADGTALGRWDGFTAVTGVAVDRGHLYVSQLFGPTPPMPPGETPAAEAPPSPGQVPGQVVVLHRHHEDAARYAIDVPLPAGLATGRHGQVYASVNSVAPAEGIAEGPQNPFGAVGGGAVWELDFSDAYRLEDTRE, from the coding sequence ATGACAGGACAGGGACTCGGAGCAGGCGTGGTCACGGCGGTGGTGGTGCTGGCGGGGCCGGTGCCGGCGGCGTTCGCGCACGGGGACGACCGGCCGGACGGGCCGCGCGTGGTCGCGGAGGGCCTGGACAACCCGCGGCAGCTGAACTGGGACCAGGACGGGAACCTGGTGGTGGTCGAGGCCGGCCGCGGCGGCCCGGACTGCGTCGCCGAGCGGTGCGCGGGGCCGACCGGCGCCGTCACCCTGATCGAGGATCCGCACCGGGACGCGCCCGCGGTGTCGACCGTGGTCGAGGGCCTGCTGTCCGTGGCGGCGCCGGACGCGTCCTTCGCGGAGGGGCCCGGCGGCGCGGACGCCACGGACGTGGACGGTCAGTACATCGTCGCGGGCTACGACCCCGAGCGGCTCGACCTGTCGGTGTTCGAGGCGCGCGGCGCGTCGATGCTCGTGGCGGGCACCGAGGAGAACGGGGAGGAATACCTGCTCGCGTACGCCGATCTGCAGGCGGCCGAGGAGGAGCTCAACCCGGACGGCGCGCAGATCGACTCCAACCCGTACGCGGTCCTGTACGTGGACGAGGACGACGAGGTCTCGCCGGACGGCTACGCGCTCGTGGCCGACGCCGGCGCGAACACCGTGTGGAAGGTGGAGCCGGACTTCTCCACCGCCACGGAGGACGCGCCGCCGGAGTACGAGATCACCGCGTGGGCCACCTGGCCGACCACCGCCCTGCCCGACGGCACGGACGACCCGGAGGGCCCGGCCGAGTTCGTGCCCACGTCCCTCACCGCCGACGAGCACGGCAACGTCTACGTGGGCGGGCTGGGATCGGTCCGTCCGGGGGAGGGCGCGGTCGTGCAGTTCTCCGCGGACGGCACCGCGCTCGGCCGCTGGGACGGCTTCACCGCGGTCACCGGCGTGGCGGTGGACCGCGGCCACCTGTACGTCTCGCAGCTGTTCGGGCCCACGCCGCCCATGCCTCCGGGGGAGACCCCGGCGGCGGAGGCGCCGCCGAGCCCGGGGCAGGTCCCCGGCCAGGTGGTGGTCCTGCACCGGCACCACGAGGACGCGGCACGGTACGCGATCGACGTGCCCCTGCCGGCCGGTCTGGCGACCGGGCGGCACGGCCAGGTCTACGCCTCGGTCAACAGCGTGGCTCCGGCCGAGGGGATCGCGGAGGGCCCCCAGAACCCGTTCGGCGCCGTCGGCGGCGGAGCGGTCTGGGAGCTGGACTTCTCGGACGCCTACCGCCTGGAGGACACCAGGGAGTAG